A region from the Streptosporangium sp. NBC_01756 genome encodes:
- a CDS encoding S8 family peptidase yields the protein MKKSLYAAATALALLAALPPPAAQAEPEPAAAAVPPSVPPSVPLSGLGAGVHAVTLITGDKVRLTDMGAGRYAVDTEPVPRPDGDLPTLATLSGPDGLYVLPSDAMPAIDAGKLDRRLFNVKYLAENGYTDDATAQVPVIVQYQGAPAAASLKSTADAIPASVPTHTLESVHGAAVEVTKGESGTFWQAVRGSFTPGAARLAGGISKIWLDGKIKMDLAESVPMIGAPEAWAGGHDGAGVKVAVLDTGVDAGHPDLKGKIAGSRSFVPDEAVQDLMGHGTHVATTIAGSGAASGGKNKGVAPGADLLVGKVLSNGGSGQDSWLIDGMEWAAASGAKVISMSLGGGVTDGTDPVSQAVNELTAASGALFVVAAGNAGKVGSVDAPGAADAALTVAAVDKSDRLAGFSSQGPRFGDMALKPDIAAPGVDITAGRAAGTSMGAPVDEYYTKANGTSMATPHVAGAAAIMAQQHPDWKGPLIKTALMSTAKDDALAVYEQGAGRVDLARAHRQTVFATTPAADFASVSDPGAKLERKISYTNLGSEPVTLTLTGALRDVRGPAIEGALTTESSLTVPASGTATTTVTLDPAGLEIGRFTGTVIAQAGDVRLTTPVGAVREAPMHTLTVHTIGRDGKPLNPSTQYAIDVDGNLGLLGDQALVGEGTVAVRVPEGTVSVTQLASWSDGDDRNNTAWLMNPQVAVESDTEITLDVRKASQLRFDTPKPAEPLNSNSYGFFQRTTAGGETWAGSAPAKPWDKMWVLPTEKVTKGAFRFATAWTLGQAEVAMSVTGRKRTTLHPATPQHERLDQQSFHPGFVPFTGTQDLQVVDVGLGRPEDLAGKDLRGKLALVEADRGEGGIGPVCGLQVERIGPIRDAGAAGIVDFPAKGTNCTIPLDIIQKPLTGDPKPVGVSNVSVSYQEAMDLRGRLAAGPVTVRVTGTPETPYTYVLKPYVEGRVPASMRYDLGARNLAQVDLDVHSSQPAGFQDFRYLWKQDDLFMEATSVSEWGAVAFTGPRSRSEWVGPLDPKVTHLHGMTALSLDETTTYETRYRTEAFDRPTRTSQQWFATPSTLGAASAPAKALSIPDPKAAPGTQQGTTLRCAICVEGDVLWAEIGVTNGVLEDRDFSNRFWNPGMLNPAYEVKFYRDDVELPKAPLDPSLKNAPAFTIPQGPGAYRLTAKKEGEEAEWTFASRPVKGTPQPGFICIGQIIQGAAKECGPTQAVFVGYDLGRELRMDNTVAAGRSHTFTVEPYHAPSGGRMPKIAGLKLWASTDDGATWRPVEVKRKHDGTYRATTKYPALAATKGAVSLKAEAWDEAGNRLKHTVTRAFSLR from the coding sequence GTGAAGAAGTCCCTGTACGCCGCCGCGACCGCGCTCGCGCTCCTCGCGGCGCTTCCCCCGCCGGCCGCCCAGGCCGAGCCGGAACCGGCCGCGGCCGCCGTCCCGCCGTCCGTCCCGCCGTCCGTCCCGTTGTCCGGCCTGGGTGCCGGCGTCCACGCCGTCACCCTGATCACCGGAGACAAGGTCAGGCTCACCGACATGGGCGCCGGCAGGTACGCCGTCGACACCGAGCCCGTCCCGCGGCCGGACGGCGACCTGCCCACGCTCGCCACGCTGAGCGGCCCCGACGGCCTCTACGTCCTGCCGAGCGACGCGATGCCCGCCATCGACGCGGGCAAGCTCGACCGCCGGCTGTTCAACGTGAAGTACCTGGCCGAGAACGGCTACACCGACGACGCGACCGCGCAGGTCCCGGTCATCGTGCAGTACCAGGGCGCGCCCGCCGCCGCCTCGCTCAAGAGCACGGCCGACGCCATCCCGGCCAGCGTGCCCACGCACACCCTGGAGAGCGTCCACGGGGCCGCGGTCGAGGTGACCAAGGGCGAGTCCGGCACATTCTGGCAGGCCGTCCGCGGCTCCTTCACCCCTGGCGCGGCCAGGCTCGCCGGCGGGATCTCCAAGATCTGGCTCGACGGCAAGATCAAGATGGACCTCGCGGAGAGCGTCCCGATGATCGGCGCGCCCGAGGCATGGGCGGGCGGCCACGACGGCGCCGGCGTCAAGGTCGCGGTGCTGGACACCGGTGTCGACGCCGGCCACCCCGACCTGAAGGGGAAGATCGCCGGCTCCCGGTCGTTCGTGCCGGACGAGGCCGTGCAGGACCTCATGGGACACGGCACCCACGTGGCCACCACGATCGCGGGCAGCGGAGCCGCATCAGGCGGGAAGAACAAGGGCGTCGCGCCCGGCGCGGACCTCCTGGTCGGCAAGGTGCTCAGCAACGGCGGCAGCGGCCAGGACTCCTGGCTCATCGACGGCATGGAGTGGGCGGCCGCCAGCGGCGCCAAGGTGATCAGCATGAGCCTCGGAGGCGGGGTCACCGACGGCACCGACCCGGTGAGCCAGGCCGTCAACGAGCTGACCGCCGCCAGCGGCGCGCTGTTCGTCGTCGCCGCCGGCAACGCCGGCAAGGTCGGATCGGTCGATGCCCCCGGCGCGGCCGACGCGGCCCTCACCGTGGCCGCCGTCGACAAGAGCGACCGACTGGCCGGCTTCTCCAGCCAGGGCCCGCGCTTCGGCGACATGGCGCTGAAGCCCGACATCGCCGCCCCCGGCGTCGACATCACGGCCGGCCGCGCGGCCGGTACCTCGATGGGCGCCCCGGTCGACGAGTACTACACCAAGGCGAACGGCACCTCGATGGCCACCCCGCACGTGGCCGGGGCCGCGGCGATCATGGCCCAGCAGCACCCCGACTGGAAGGGGCCGCTGATCAAGACGGCCCTGATGTCGACGGCCAAGGACGACGCGCTCGCCGTCTACGAGCAGGGCGCGGGCCGGGTCGACCTGGCCCGCGCGCATCGGCAGACGGTCTTCGCCACCACCCCGGCCGCCGACTTCGCCTCGGTGAGCGATCCGGGCGCGAAGCTCGAACGGAAGATCAGCTACACCAACCTGGGCTCGGAACCGGTCACGCTCACGCTGACCGGCGCGCTGCGCGACGTGCGCGGGCCGGCGATCGAGGGCGCGCTGACGACGGAGTCCTCACTGACCGTCCCCGCGTCCGGCACGGCCACGACCACCGTCACGCTGGACCCCGCCGGCCTGGAGATCGGCCGCTTCACCGGGACGGTCATCGCGCAGGCCGGCGACGTGCGGCTGACCACGCCCGTGGGTGCCGTGCGCGAGGCCCCCATGCACACGCTCACCGTGCACACGATCGGCAGGGACGGCAAGCCGCTCAACCCGAGCACCCAGTACGCCATCGACGTGGACGGGAACCTGGGCCTCCTCGGCGACCAGGCGCTCGTCGGCGAGGGCACCGTCGCCGTCCGCGTCCCCGAGGGGACGGTGAGCGTGACCCAGCTCGCCTCCTGGTCCGACGGCGACGACAGGAACAACACCGCCTGGCTGATGAACCCGCAGGTCGCCGTCGAGAGCGACACGGAGATCACGCTCGACGTCAGGAAAGCCTCGCAGCTGCGCTTCGACACCCCCAAGCCGGCCGAGCCGCTGAACAGCAACTCTTACGGCTTCTTCCAGCGGACCACCGCCGGCGGCGAGACCTGGGCGGGGTCGGCGCCGGCTAAGCCGTGGGACAAGATGTGGGTGCTGCCGACCGAGAAGGTCACCAAGGGCGCGTTCAGGTTCGCGACCGCATGGACGCTGGGGCAGGCCGAGGTGGCCATGAGCGTGACCGGGCGCAAGCGGACCACGCTGCACCCGGCGACGCCGCAGCACGAGCGCCTCGACCAGCAGAGCTTCCACCCCGGCTTCGTGCCGTTCACCGGAACGCAGGACCTGCAGGTCGTCGACGTCGGCCTGGGCCGGCCCGAGGACCTCGCGGGGAAGGACCTGCGCGGCAAGCTGGCACTGGTGGAGGCCGACCGAGGCGAGGGGGGGATCGGCCCGGTCTGCGGCCTGCAGGTCGAGCGGATCGGCCCGATCAGGGACGCCGGCGCCGCCGGCATCGTTGACTTCCCTGCGAAGGGCACGAACTGCACGATCCCGCTGGACATCATCCAGAAGCCGCTCACCGGCGACCCCAAGCCGGTGGGCGTCAGCAACGTCTCGGTGTCCTACCAGGAGGCCATGGACCTGCGCGGACGCCTCGCGGCCGGGCCGGTCACCGTCAGGGTGACCGGGACTCCCGAGACTCCCTACACCTACGTGCTCAAGCCGTACGTGGAGGGCAGGGTCCCCGCCTCGATGCGCTACGACCTCGGTGCGAGGAACCTGGCCCAGGTGGACCTGGACGTGCACTCCTCCCAGCCGGCCGGCTTCCAGGACTTCCGCTACCTCTGGAAGCAGGACGACCTGTTCATGGAGGCGACGTCGGTGTCCGAGTGGGGCGCGGTGGCCTTCACCGGGCCCCGCAGCCGGTCGGAGTGGGTCGGCCCGCTCGATCCCAAGGTCACGCACCTGCACGGCATGACCGCGCTGAGCCTCGACGAGACGACCACCTACGAGACCCGGTACCGGACCGAGGCGTTCGACCGGCCGACGCGCACCAGTCAGCAGTGGTTCGCCACGCCGTCCACGCTCGGCGCCGCGTCGGCCCCGGCGAAGGCGCTGTCGATCCCCGACCCGAAGGCGGCGCCGGGAACCCAGCAGGGCACGACCCTGCGCTGCGCCATCTGCGTGGAGGGCGACGTGCTGTGGGCCGAGATCGGCGTCACGAACGGGGTGCTGGAGGACAGGGACTTCAGCAACCGGTTCTGGAACCCGGGCATGCTCAACCCGGCCTATGAGGTGAAGTTCTACCGGGACGACGTGGAGCTCCCGAAGGCTCCGCTCGACCCGTCGCTGAAGAACGCGCCCGCCTTCACCATCCCTCAGGGGCCGGGCGCCTACCGGCTCACCGCGAAGAAGGAGGGGGAGGAGGCCGAGTGGACCTTCGCCTCCCGGCCCGTCAAGGGCACGCCGCAGCCCGGCTTCATCTGCATCGGCCAGATCATCCAGGGCGCCGCCAAGGAGTGCGGGCCCACGCAGGCCGTGTTCGTCGGCTACGACCTGGGCCGTGAGCTGAGAATGGACAACACCGTGGCGGCCGGCAGGTCCCACACCTTCACCGTCGAGCCCTACCACGCCCCGTCAGGGGGCAGGATGCCGAAGATCGCCGGGCTCAAGCTGTGGGCGAGCACCGACGACGGCGCCACCTGGCGGCCCGTCGAGGTGAAACGGAAGCACGACGGCACCTACCGCGCCACCACGAAGTACCCGGCGCTCGCCGCGACCAAGGGAGCGGTCAGCCTGAAGGCCGAGGCGTGGGACGAGGCGGGCAACCGGCTCAAGCACACTGTGACGCGGGCCTTCAGCCTGCGCTGA